A genomic stretch from Bordetella sp. N includes:
- the glgB gene encoding 1,4-alpha-glucan branching protein GlgB: MTTGSSSSPGATQNGPPVDHGAHDALDDLLAGRHSDPFHVLGPHVDGTRTWVRALVPNAERVSILVGEDGKEWPLTHIRHGMYSALVDGVAPGQATAYRLRIQWQGAEQVTEDPYAFGALLGDLDLHLISEGRHEDLAECLGSHVMEIDGVRGVRFAVWAPNARRVSVVGDFNSWDGRRHAMRLRHSAGVWEIFVPRLEAGARYKYEIVGAEGNLLPLKADPLARQTEAPPATASIVPDPTPFTWTDQAWMESRGARQAPDAPISVYEVHAGSWLPRDGDDNGECVWRQLAKRLVPYARDLGYTHLELMPIMEHPFGGSWGYQPLGVFAPTARYGSPHDFAAFIDACHAAGLAVLLDWVPAHFPTDTHGLAHFDGTALYEYQDPREGFHPDWNTLIYNLGRTEVRNFMVASGLEWVRRYHIDGLRVDAVASMLYRDYSRKAGEWIPNRHGGRENLEAVEFLRDMNATVHRLCPGAITVAEESTAWPGVSASIEDGGLGFSYKWNMGWMHDSLRYMHVDPVHRRYHHNDMTFGMVYAYSERFILPLSHDEVVHGKGSLLNKMPGDRWQRHANLRAYYGYMWSHPGKKLLFMGGEIAQEREWNHDASLDWPSLDDPLHRGVQKLMRDLNHVYTELPALHRHDHDPSGFEWVIGDDYANSVFAMLRKDGDSLVLAISNFTPVPREDYRIGVPRAGRWLERINTDAGDYGGSGMGNGGARHTDPVAAHGREQSLSVTLPPLATVIFQLEG; the protein is encoded by the coding sequence ATGACTACCGGCTCTTCGTCCTCTCCCGGCGCTACCCAAAACGGCCCGCCCGTCGACCACGGCGCGCACGACGCGCTGGACGACTTGCTGGCCGGGCGCCACTCCGATCCTTTTCATGTGTTGGGACCGCACGTCGACGGCACGCGCACCTGGGTGCGCGCCCTGGTTCCGAATGCTGAGCGGGTCTCCATATTGGTTGGCGAAGACGGCAAGGAATGGCCCCTGACCCATATCCGCCACGGCATGTATTCCGCCCTGGTCGATGGCGTGGCCCCGGGCCAGGCCACGGCCTACCGGCTGCGGATCCAATGGCAAGGCGCCGAACAGGTTACCGAAGACCCTTACGCTTTTGGCGCCCTGCTGGGCGACCTGGACCTGCATCTGATCTCGGAAGGCCGCCACGAAGATCTGGCGGAATGCCTCGGATCCCATGTCATGGAAATCGACGGCGTGCGCGGCGTCCGCTTCGCCGTCTGGGCGCCGAATGCCCGCCGCGTGTCCGTGGTGGGCGATTTCAACTCCTGGGATGGCCGGCGCCATGCCATGCGGCTGCGCCATAGCGCCGGAGTTTGGGAAATCTTCGTTCCGCGCCTGGAGGCCGGCGCCCGCTACAAGTACGAGATCGTCGGCGCCGAGGGCAATCTGTTGCCGCTCAAGGCCGACCCGCTGGCCCGCCAGACCGAGGCGCCGCCCGCCACCGCGTCCATCGTGCCCGACCCCACGCCTTTCACGTGGACCGACCAGGCCTGGATGGAAAGCCGCGGCGCGCGCCAGGCCCCCGATGCGCCCATCTCCGTCTACGAAGTGCATGCGGGCTCCTGGCTGCCGCGCGACGGCGACGACAACGGCGAATGCGTGTGGCGCCAACTGGCCAAACGCCTGGTGCCCTATGCGCGCGACCTGGGCTACACCCACCTGGAACTGATGCCCATCATGGAGCATCCTTTCGGCGGTTCCTGGGGCTATCAGCCGCTGGGCGTGTTCGCCCCCACCGCGCGTTATGGCTCGCCGCACGATTTCGCCGCCTTCATCGATGCCTGCCACGCGGCGGGGCTGGCCGTGCTGCTGGATTGGGTGCCCGCCCACTTCCCGACGGATACGCATGGCCTGGCGCACTTCGACGGTACCGCCTTGTACGAATACCAGGATCCGCGCGAAGGCTTCCATCCCGACTGGAACACGCTGATCTACAACCTGGGACGCACCGAAGTCCGCAATTTCATGGTGGCGAGCGGGCTGGAATGGGTGCGCCGTTATCACATCGACGGGCTGCGGGTCGATGCGGTGGCTTCCATGCTTTACCGCGACTACAGCCGCAAGGCTGGCGAGTGGATCCCCAACCGCCACGGCGGCCGGGAAAACCTGGAAGCCGTCGAGTTCCTGCGCGACATGAACGCGACCGTCCATCGACTGTGCCCGGGCGCCATTACCGTGGCCGAGGAATCGACCGCCTGGCCTGGCGTGTCCGCCAGTATCGAGGACGGCGGCCTGGGCTTTTCCTATAAATGGAACATGGGCTGGATGCACGATTCCCTGCGCTATATGCATGTCGATCCCGTGCATCGCCGCTACCACCACAACGACATGACCTTCGGCATGGTCTACGCGTACTCGGAACGCTTCATCCTGCCCCTGTCGCATGACGAGGTGGTGCACGGCAAAGGCTCGCTGCTGAACAAGATGCCTGGCGACCGCTGGCAGCGCCACGCCAACCTGCGCGCCTATTACGGCTATATGTGGAGCCATCCGGGCAAGAAGCTGCTGTTCATGGGCGGCGAAATCGCGCAGGAACGCGAGTGGAACCACGATGCGTCGCTGGATTGGCCTTCCCTGGACGACCCGCTCCATCGCGGCGTGCAGAAGCTGATGCGCGACCTCAACCACGTCTATACCGAACTGCCCGCCCTGCACCGCCATGATCACGACCCCAGCGGTTTCGAATGGGTCATCGGCGACGACTATGCCAACAGCGTGTTCGCCATGCTGCGCAAGGACGGCGATTCCCTGGTGCTGGCCATCAGCAACTTCACCCCGGTACCGCGCGAGGACTACCGGATCGGTGTGCCGCGCGCCGGCCGCTGGCTGGAGCGCATCAATACCGATGCCGGCGACTACGGCGGTTCCGGCATGGGCAACGGCGGTGCCCGCCATACGGACCCCGTCGCCGCGCACGGACGGGAGCAATCCCTGTCGGTCACGCTGCCGCCCCTCGCCACGGTGATCTTCCAACTCGAAGGGTAA